The stretch of DNA aatactgcTGAGAAAAGAGATGTGATTTATATCACCCATCATAACACAGCACATCACCATCAActtaaaagatataaagaattcGTAGCTACACAACaagagaacaaataaaaaatatgtgacTCAGGAATATGCACGAGTCAACAGAAACTTAAGCATGAGCTCGCGACACTTGGCAAAGAAGTTGGATAAAACAAAACTGTCATATATGAAGCCAAACAGGAAGCAACACAAAGAATGAGAGAGATATCTGAAATCACTGAAAAGGACAAAGAGAATAGGACTGACCGAAGTAAAGagaacaaaatgtaaatgaagaaaaaatttgtaaaaaatctgagaaaatttAAGATATAGAGGGCAGGTAAAAGAGAGTTAACATAAATATCACTATgcattatacatatttaaataaataattacgaAAGTTTTGCAGAAAGGAATCAGATCTCGAATCTACATATTAAATGGTCACACCAGGTTACACAAAAACATGACCAAAAAAATGAGTAatacttcaattcagttcaatcgctcagtcgtgtccagctgtttgcgacccgatgaatcgcagcatgccaggcttccctggccatcaccaactcccagagttcactcaaactcatatccatcgagtcggtgatgccatccagccatctcatcctctgtcgtccccttctcctcctgcccccaatccctcccagcatcagggtcttttccagtgagtcaactctttgcatgaggcggccaaagtactggagtttcagctttagcatcagtccttccaaagaacacccaggactgatctcctttaggatggactggttggacctccttgcagcccaagggactctcaagagtcttctccaacaccacagttcaaaagcatcaattcttcagtgctcagctttcttcacagtccaactctcacatccatacatgactactggaaaaaccatagccttgactagatggacctttgttggcaaagtaatgtctctgcttttgaatatactatttaggttggtcataactttccttcgaaggagtaagcgtcttttaatttcatggctgaagtcaccatctgcagtgattttggagcccaaaaaaataaagtctgacactgtttccactgtttccccatctatttcccatgaagtgatgggaccagatgccatgatcttagttttctgaatattgagatttaagccaactttttccactctcctctttcactttcatcaagaggcttttaattcctcttcactttctaccataagggtggtatcatctgtatatctgaggttattgatatttctcctggcaatcttgattccagcttgtgcttcttccagcccagcatttctcatgatgtactctgcatataagttaaataagagggatggtatggggagggaggagggaggagggttcaggatggggagcacatgtatacctgtgatggattcattttgatatttggcaaaactaatacaattatgtaaagtttaaaaataaaataaaattaaaaaaaaataagcagggtgaccatatacagccttgatgtactccttttcctatttggaaccagtgtgttgttccatgtccagttctaactgttgcttcctgatctgcatacagatttctcaagaggcaggtcaggtggtctggtatccccatctctttcagaattttccacagtgtattgtggtccacacagtcaaaggctttggcatagtcattaaagcagaaacagatgtttttctggaactctcttcctttttccatgatccagcggatgttggcaatttgatctctggttcctctgtcttttctaaaaccagcttgaacatctggaagttcacggttcacatattgctgaagcctggcttggagaattttgagcattactttactagcgtgtgagatgagtgcaattgtgcggtagtttgagcattctttggcattgcctttctttgggattggaatgaaaactgaccttttccagtcctgtggccacagctgaattttccaaatttgctggcatactgagtgcagcactttcacagcatcatctttcaggatttgaaataactcaactggaattccatcacctccactagctttgttcgtagtgatgcttcctaaggcccacttgacttcatattccaggatgtctggctctaggtcagtgatcacaccatcgtgattatctgggtcgtgaagctcatttttgtacaattctcctgtgtattcttgccacctcttcttaatatcttctttttctgttttttttttttttttcctttcctagacCCACTGTCTTTTAGCATTGAATGTTATTTTCTAGAAGACTGAGGCCATCctaatatttttcattcacaatTGACTTGATACTTTTGTTGAAtttgtgaatgaaaaatattagGTTGGCCTCAGTCTTCCAGAAAATAACATTCAATGCTAAAAGACAGTGGagctaagaaagaaaaagaaaaagtacctATAACAAAACTGTCATTCACCATCAAAACTTCAGACTACATAGTTTCCAGGAATTTTATAGGGTTCTTTACATTTTGAAGAAACaactaaaaatggaaaaagaaactagCTAACAAAAAGACATTGAACGAATATTAGACTAAGTAGTTATTATTTAATTCAGTTATCTGATATACTAAGATTAAAACACATGGAGGATTATGGTCACAGGAATAAGGAACTtctctgatggcccagtggttaggactcagtgcttccactgcagggggcgcacGTTCAATCCctcctcagggaactaagatcccacctgtcacatggcatggccaaaaatttttaccactataaaaataaatatttgcaacatatatCATCAATCCCTAATGAATAAAGAGCCTCTAAGAAATTGAGAAACACCAACAATCCAAGAGAAATTTGGGCAAGGATATGAAAAACTTAAGCAGGTCTAGAATATAGGAAATTCCATAGGACAAAATGACCTGGTTTactcaataaataatttacaggggaaaaaatatgGAGGGTCATTGTTATTAGTTAAAAGAAAGTTTTAGAGATATATAAACCAAAGGCACTGTGTCGACATTTTTGAAACCTAAttcaaacaaataattaaaaacacttgTTAAAGTTACTGTGGATATTTGAATATGGAGTATTAAATATTAAGGAGTCATTGTATTTTAGTACATGATGGTGATGATATTATGGATTGTTTTTAAAGGCTTATCTGTTAGAGAAACATACTGAAATATTAAAGGGTGAATTAATATGacatctgaaattttattttaaatatttcattaacatTATAAGAAAGCAAAGGGATAGGTGAAGCAAAAATGTTGGTAAGTTTTGAATATGGAGATGGGTCTATGGGGACTCATTATATTATTCTCCCTACTTGTGAACatgttaaaaatttaattatgttCATTCAAATGAGCAGTTCTAAAAGCCCTGTATGGCAGTGCAATTATCTGTGTCTGGAgaacaaaaagtcagacacaactgagcgactgaactgcactgactgAGAGaacaaataaatcagaaatacCTCAATTACTTCAGTTACCACTGAAATACCCTTTGCTTTCCTTTActgttattatttgttttaaaagtaacaaTTTTAAGTGAGGAATGTAAGAGTCTTGTGACAGTTTTTTATCTTGAGCCGACTGACTCTGAACTGACTGGTCATGTAAGAAGGGACTTTGgctaaaatgggcttccctggtggctcacaggtaatgaatctgcctgcaatgtgggagacctgggttcaacccctgggtcgggaagatctggagaaggaaatggcaacccgctccagtattcttgcccagaaaattccatggacagaggagcctggcaggctacagtccatggggtcacaaagagttgaacatgactgagtgactaacacttgatTAAAATAGAAGAATTACATCATTATAATTCTGCTCATGAAATCCTTTGTTATTAGGGTGGGGGAAGAAGGTATGTAAATATTGTGGATATTAAGAAAAGTTAATTTGTTATTGATCATAAGTGAGATACCAGGAGGTACATTAATGCTGCTATCTAACTATTCTGAAACCTCCTTTTCAGCATCTCACCACCACCTCCCCTAATTCATCCAGGGGAGGGCTTCTGCTCCTTTAACAAATCTTGCTATGCAGTTCATAATTATTTCAAGCAAGCTATTATCCATCACGGGTTAactgcattgttgttgttttttgttaacTCTCTGGACAATACAATATTTAAGATAACAATAACAGAAGCATTTCAGACAAGAAGGGAAAATATGCAAGGGGAATGATCAGAAGTAGGGGTTCCAGCACTGTCGAAGGACACCAAACAGGTCATAGTTCCTTGTATTTAATTTTAGGAATAAGTGGGCATAAGACTGTAGGAAATATACTTGAACTACTGAGTAATGCAAACTACCAGACACTTCTAATGCTGCTTTAGCAAAATTCATGCAGGCATGCacgctaagtctcttcagtcatgtctgactcttcacaaccctattgactgtagcccaccagtctcctctgtccatgggattccccaggcaagaatactggagtgggttgccacgccctcctccagaggaacttccagacccagggatcaaacctgagtctcctgcattggcatgcaggctctttaccatAAAGCCCAGCAAAATTCTTATTTCAaagcaaataatatatatacttcaTACAATTACCCCACATTGATCATTCATCAAGGAAAACATTCTCAGGAATGTTCTAAATTCAGATACCCCTTTATTAGCttcattttaattgatttaagaagttaaaaaattatttaaattcatttatttaaaaaaaatatattccactAATTTCAAGAAGACATCTCCCTCTACTTCCAAATCACTGTTATAATAACAGAACATAACCAAACATAATGTGCATAATGTACCTCTAGCTTTACATACAATCCTGCAAAACACAATAACATAGGATTAATGGATGGCACTGCTTACCTACTCAAATGATTAGAGAAATTCAATCATACTTTGGAAGATTTAATATGATTCCATGAGTATGATCTACAATATGATTGATTTCATTAACAGCATAATTTCAGTGACCTTTTCAAGTCCAGTGTGGTGGGAATTCAGGAGTCTGAAGTTCATAACTTGCTATTTCAACATTTTCACCTACTTTTAATAGTTTCCATCTGAGTGGTGACACTCTGTTCAGATGTGCTTATCtgcttctccattcttttctgcTGTGCTTATGCTACAATCAAACTATCATGAATTCCTCCCATGGGAGTCATGCCCTTGCTAGTATTGATACTTTTATTGCAGAATCTGCCCCCAAGGTAGCCAGATTCTTAACACTGCCCCTCTCTGCAGCTCACAGCGTAACCTGCTCCTCCATGACACCTGAAggacacgaacacacacacacacacacacacacacagagtcagctCACACCCATGCATACATGCCCAGGATGTGTGCATTTCAGATTCCAGAAGCTCCTGGCCTAGCTGTCATGAGTGCTACTCAGGCACTGCATTGGCATCTTCACTGATCAGAGACCCATACTTCCCCATGAAAAGAAAGGACTCACTTGGTTTGGTGGTAGGGAGGAGATCTCATCTATTCATGCCTTCAACTTCCACCCTGAAAAGGTCACCCTCAAATCTAATCAGTTTAGATTCTCTTTCTGGACCTTACCTTGTAGTAAGGTAGCATCCTAATTTTGGCCCAAGGCACCATAAGAGCAACAAATTGAAATCACCATGAGGCCAAGAACTACATTTATTTGACCACCATATCTCTTTCTCCTCTAAGTCTACCCAGGCCACTGATTACTTTGGATGACTGAATTTTGGTTTCGCTGGGTCTCATTCAACTCTCAGCTCTTGACCAGCACTTTCCCACATCCACCCCCAGGATGGACCTCAACTTCCTCTGCTACATCGTTATCTACCCCTGTCACACCCTCCAGAAACAACCTGCTTAGGCTGGAAAAATGACTCCTGCTCTGGACTTTGCCTCTTCACCAAAGTAACTGTAAACTGGCTTTTTATCTGACTTCGTGCCAGATCCAAAAGAGTAAACAAAGTCTCGTGCTGCTCCCATTTCCACTATCCCTGAGCCTACCCTGCTTCTATGGACTCCTGACATTTTCCTACTGAGGCCAAGGTCATAGCAAGAGATCTGTTTCTGGAATGATGCTTCGGTTCCCAGGCCTAAGAGTAAGAGCCTAAGTTTACTGAGTGCTCACCGTGTAGCAGAGACAGTTCAAACTATCTCATGGGTGTGATCTCACTGAATCCACACCCATAAAATACCCAGGAGAATGATCAGGATCTCATTTAACCCACACTGTGAGGTTTACCAGTACAAATAAAAGAACACTTAGCTTCGAAAGGTCTTAAACAACAAGGAAATTCATTGTCTAAATTAGAAGTTCTAAGGTAGGGCTGGCTCTGGACATGGTACAATGAAGACACTGGGGCAGATACAGATAAGAACTCAGAACAGCTCAAATCCTCCATGACAGGTCCTGGCTGGCATAGGCAGCCCCCACAACCGGACCAAGGTTCCCTGACTTAACACTGCTGCGACTTAACTGGGTAATTGCCTCACAAAGGTATGCAGTTTCTTCTCAACACTCACCCCACTACCTCAGTGCCTCTGAGCCCTCCGGGCCCACAAAGAGATTTCAGCATAGCTCAGATAGCAGCAGTACAAGATCTAGGAATCTTGTCAGTTTCTTCAGGCAGGAATCTGGGGCACATGGATGGGTAGGAATTCTAAGGGGATCTGCCTGAGGAAGATGAAACGTTCAAATCGGGCTCCATTTAGTATGCACACATTTATCCAGGATCTGGGATTTAATGTTAGCTCAAGCATCTAAAAGGGGTTTTAAAACAATGTGCTACACTATGTATTGAAGCCCGAAATCAATAGCACCCAACAGGCATTAAGAGTTAAGAGGCAGAACATCTCTGACCATGTTGAGGAAGAACCCCAAAGCTCATGAAGATAGAAATATTGTGTGTCCTGACTTGTACTTGTTGTTCCAGTCTAATTATTAATAGTGCCCCCTTGAAGTTCTCTCTAAAGTGTCCCAGTTTGGGATGCTGTGCCACCTGTCTGCCTCAGCCACCCCTTACCCATGCCACCTCAGAAGCACCAGAGAACACTCCCTTCACCAGGGCTATAAGAAAGGCGTCAGTGGGGGTAGTACGTGTTTCCCCATAAAGCCCTGTGGTAACTGTCCTCTGGAGCTTAGTCGTGACAGTGGGGAGTACAGAGATTGAACGTTGAATTAGATTCCCTGATATCAGTGGGAATAATGAGAGTCAGGCTGAAAGTGGCAAAGGCCAATGATAGCCCTTAACCATGAAAAGacactttttggtattttttttcggTAGTGCTtgaaatttattgaaaagaatgcaAATGCTTTTTCCAGGTAGCATTGAGGAGCTGGGCTGAGTACCTGCTTTTGTTTGTATTGTTCGGTTTTTAGTATTTTTGTCCAAATGCACACCTCGATGGGACTGCTGCAATTTTGAAACAAAGATGACAGGTGTGCAAAACTGGTGCataggagaaatgtcaacaattGGGTTGCCAGGCACAATGGGCCCCTGCAGCAATCTCGTGGGGCACGAGGAAGACTCAGAGTTAGTACAGAACAATTAATCAAGTTGAAAGATTAGcccctggggaggggggtggagtTGTTGGTGAGCAGTCCAAATCAGTGTCCCAGGAGGTGTAGCCCACAAAGGCATATTCTAGGTTGCTCCTGATCTCCAAAGGCCGGGTCTGTCGCTGGAATCTGATGGAGCGTGCTTGGGTGGCAGCGCAGGTCGCTGGGCAGAGGTGCAGGCCTGACAGTCGGCAGGGCAGAGTATAGGCTGACCGGTTTGTAAGAGGAGCTTGCCCTAGAGCTGGGGCTCAGAACACAGTTCTAATGAGCGGTGAGGGTCCTGGGGCTGGCCAGAGTGGGCAGCAGAGCGCACTTCAGAGACGCCCCAGCCTCAGCAGCAGGTGACTGGAGAGCACTATGCCTGGAACAAAGACAAGCACTACGGCAGAGAGTGGAGGGTGAGGAAGACAACCAGAGGGGAGGGAAAGGCCAGGGGATCACAGCGTTAGGGGAGCGCGGCGGCTCCGGGCGGGGCGAGGCGGGGAGGCAGGGGGGTGGCGGCGGGCAGTGCCCTTCCCCCTCCTAGGCCCGAGGGTCTCCGGGCCTAATAATCATCTTCTTCATATTCGTCTTCGTCTTCTTCGTCGTCATCCCAGCCAAAACACTGTTTCATCTCATCGAGGAAGGCCCGGTAATCGCCCAGGATGGGGCTATCCATCTCAATGTAGGGCACCACCCACTCCTCGGCTTCCCCGGTGAGCAGGCTGATCAGGAATGCCACCTTCATGGCGTCGTTGCAGAATCGGTTCTCGTTGACGAGCATGTAAGACGCCGTCTGCACGATAAACTCGGGGAGCCGAGAGCTCTCGCCGTCAAACGTTTCAGGGAAGGGCACAGGGCAGCTCGGCGGACGTACCTGGCGCAGCAGGGTGGCCCTCTCGCACACCAGCAGCCGAAGCTGTTCCATGAGCTGGCTGTTCTCGATGCTAAGGGCGCGGTGCCGCATCAGAAGCGCGTGCAGCAGCAGGACCAGCTCATCCACCATGGCGAACAGCTTGGAAAGGCAAGGCAGGGCACAGCTCGATTCGGCCGGGATAAGGTGCGCTCGGAGGCCTCGCAGGAAGTGCGTGTCGGCGGAGACGCGCGGTGGCTAGGGGCGAGGGGCGGTGCGCGCAGGGGTCCTGGAGGCGGCGCAAGCTCCGCCCACACAGCCGAGCTGACAGCCCCGCTCCGGCGCCGCCCggctggagggggcggggccgggaaAGACAGGGGCGGGGCCGGGAAAGACAAGGGGCGGGGCCGGGGTGGCGCGGACAGGGGCTTGGGGTCCGCGCTCGCAGGTCTCGGGGCCGCTGGATAAAGGCGAAGACCCAAACTTGGATGTGGGTCGGGCCATGGCTTGGACTGTGCAGGCGCGAAAGACCCATCTCTCAGAGAGGTTCAACCTGCTCAGGTTTATAGGACTCACCACCCTTCAGCCAAGCCGACTCATACATCTCGGTGTTCCTTGGAGGGCCAGTGGCCCCTGGGTTCCCTCTGAGTGGTTTTAACACATTTCTTGGCTTGTGAAATCTCCCTCACCCAAAGAACCGTTAGCAGTGCTGGCTGCACGCCAGCGTCACACCCTGTAAGAGTTATGAAAGACCCTCAGGGGTCCTGTCTTTCATgacaaaatgatatttaaaagggACTTTTCTTTGGTTGGAAAATAGTATTGTGTACTTCTATgcctttgtttaaaattatttttgtaaatagcAAAGTGTAAAAAGTTCTGCAAAATTTAGCATCCAATCACCATTTTCAGGAGTCCTGCCTATCTTTGACTCTACTTCTGTCCTAATGTTAGTGTTCCTTGACTACTGGGTATTTATTCCTGCTTAACAATAAACACTTGTGTTTTAAAAATGGCTTTGCTTTTCTACTTTGAATGTGATTATTCAAATAGTTGACAAATGAGTTGGGGAGACAGCCTCCGGGCCACCCCATTCTGttggaatgcattttaaaatatattcccaGTCAAATCACTTCTTGTTACTTCTACCAATAACACCTGGTCCCAGCCGTCCTTTCTCACACAGGCTGTTGAAACTAACCACTTAACTTCCATTCTTCTCTTCCTATAGTGTATGTATTCCCCAGAGAAAGGACGGGACTCCTTTAGAACAAAAGTTAGATCACTTCCCCTCCCTGCTGTAAACCCTCCAATAGTTTTCCCTTCTCAGTCCAAAGAAAAACCAAAGTCTTGATAATGGCCTACCAGGCCCTGCCTCATCTGTGCCTCCTCTCAGTTCCTGCTGTGCTCTAACCATATTGTTCTCCCTGCTGATTCTCGCACACAAGTAGCTTTGGCCCCAGGATCTTTgtactttctattttttctgcCTTGGAAGGCTCTCTCCTCATTTAACTGCCTGACTCTTTCTCCCTCGGGTTTCAGAGAGGACTTTCCTAACCACTTCACCTATCAGAGCACCCCATTCTCTGCCAGTAATCTCTAACCCCTTGCCTCACTTCATTTCTCTACACAGCATTTATCACACCAGTAGCCATCATATCATACAGCACTTTGTGTATTTGTCAGCCTCCACTTTAATATGGAAGTCTGTGTGGACAGAGGCTTTGCTTTGTTGATTGCTCTATCCATAATGCAAGAAAAATGCCTGGCCCACAGCaaaactccataaatatttggtgGATGAAAGAATCTCAGGGTTCAGATGTTAAGATAGAATTTACAAGTGGTGGCAGCATAGAGTGTTCAGAAATGCTCAAGTTGTCTGGTATGTTCTATCTCTGATCATGAATATTTTCCACTGTGAAATTATGGCTGACATAATAAAAgtggcaaaataaaatttttaaacccTACTCAGTCCTTTTGCAATATAATTCGATGGACATCCATGGAAGTGAGAAGCTGAGAAAGAGGAGTGAAACGAGACCAAGTTccaagggagaggaggaggatcCCACTGCGGTGAGTGTGGGCAGGGAAAAGGACAGGCAGGTAGGACTATGAACCCTTGAACTCTCCTGGGATGTGAGCTCCCCCACTGGATCAGAAGACCCTTGAAACCAATCAGGGACCCTCTCTCATTCATCCTTTCATCTTCTGCATCTGAAAGCATTAACTAGTTGCTCCATAAGTGTTCAGTGGCTGGAATGAAGGGACAAGAAGTGGTAGAGGTAGGTTTCTGGGCCTCCTGCTCATTCACAGCTCAGGGTGGAAGGTGAACCTGCCTGGGGCCGCAGTGAGTATCCATCTCTACTTTCCAGCTTTAGACCCTAATTCTGGATGATAGACCCAGGGTTTTAGTCCTGGAAGCACACATCCTGCGGCAGGCACTGGATCTGGTGATTGACATGGGTTGTCTTGTTGACCTTTGCACAGGGACCATACGTGGGAATGGGCCCTCTGGGAGCCTGAGACCCAGAAGTTAAAGCAGTATGTTGGTGGTACGATAGATACCACTGGCTCagcttctctgattgctgtgcccATGCACTTCCACTGAAAATTATTTCTGTACTGGACTTCTGTGGATTAGGAAGGTCTGTTGAGGACCCAGAGATGATTAGACCCTTGCTGTCCTACTCCCATTCCTACAAACCCATGACAGAGGAAATCAGGGAGGAAACCAGAGGAATCAACCACTAGTATTACCTCTTAGAGGGCTCTGCGTACCTAGAGAACAAGAAGTGCCCAGGCCAGAACCGACCACAGAGCTGAGCAGGGATTTTGTGAggtgc from Bos mutus isolate GX-2022 chromosome X, NWIPB_WYAK_1.1, whole genome shotgun sequence encodes:
- the LDOC1 gene encoding protein LDOC1, which encodes MVDELVLLLHALLMRHRALSIENSQLMEQLRLLVCERATLLRQVRPPSCPVPFPETFDGESSRLPEFIVQTASYMLVNENRFCNDAMKVAFLISLLTGEAEEWVVPYIEMDSPILGDYRAFLDEMKQCFGWDDDEEDEDEYEEDDY